A window of Methanosphaera sp. WGK6 genomic DNA:
AAACTTCTAATTGAATTAATTTTTTCTTTCATTAGATTTATTTTTTTATTAATTAAATACAAATCATTTGCAATTGATTTCTGTTCTTCATAATCTATTGGTAAATATAATTCTTTAGATAAAAATATACTATTAGTTATATTCATGGTATGTTTTGCACCAATTTGAACAATAGGATGAAGATAATTGTAACAATTAACTGGAGATTCAAAATAATTTTCCAGAATATAACCTAATTCCACAGTAATAGGTTTAAAAACACCATATAATGGAGATACAATAACATTATTATCAATATGGCTTTGTTTAATAATACCTAACGGAAAATCCCCTGTAGGACTTTTAGTATAAACAATATCACCGATTTTAACTACATTATAATTATCAGTATTATTTGCAGAAAAACTTCTACCTAAGTGTTGCACCTGATTAATTAAACCCTCCGTAACAGAAACTGAATAAACTTCTTCTTGACCCGTACTTTTTAATTTATGTTCTTTTAAAACTTTATTCAATTTAATTAATTTCCATCCATATTTAACTTTAAAATTTCGAGGACTTATATTTAAATTTTGAATATAATGTTTTTTAAAATTAATTAAACATTCATTTTTCTTTTCCATTAAACTGATTTTTTTGTCTATTTGTGATAGGAATTTTGCTATTTTTTCTTGTTCTTCTTTTAAAGGAATTGTTATACGTATTTGTTGTAATTGTTTTTTGCTGATTCCTAATACAGAAATTCCATTAGCTTTTATTTTTATTTCTTTTTTTACGGATTCATTTTGAAATAAATATCCATTAAAGAATGGTGAAACATTGTTTGTTTTATCTCTTAATAATAAAGTATGTAATCCACTTATGATTTTATTAGATTGGATATTAGTTAATTCAATGGCTTTGCCTATATCATCATAATCTTCAGATGCATCAGCTATTATTAAATCACCATCTTTACAGTATTCAAATTTATTTATTTTATTTTCAGGAACACTCTTGTTGATATAAGGTATTTTTTCTTTTTGAACATTTACTATACATGGAAATTTGGTATGTATATCACCATAATGTATATTTTGTACTTTTCCGTTATTTTTGTCTAATTTAGATCTTGAAAAAGAGTTCGTGGAATAGAAATCAAATTTATCTTTAATTAAAATAGTTTCCCATTCTCCTTCAAACTCTGGAAACCGTATTGATGGTTCATGTTTGTTCTGGTTATGAAGTAAAAATGTTATTTATAGTTATTTATCATGTATGTTAACATAATTATATAATTTCAAAGTTATTTTCCTGTTTTTGAATTCGGTGGTTTTAATAATGTATTTTTTTTGTATGGTATTTTTGTATGATGTGTGTGTAATTTGTAATTTTCTTGTGATTAATTTTTGAAATAAGTAATTATTGTACTTGTATTTTATATATTATTTGAGGATTGATTTTTATTTCAATTCTTATACAATAATTAGGATAATTAGAAAAGGGTATGTAACTGTATTGCTTATTTTTTTATTTCTAATTATGGTATTATTTAGTTAAAGTAATTAATATATGAGAGAATTTTATGAATAATAAAATATATTCTGTGTTCTTATTTATTTTACTTGTATTGATTTGTGGATTGAATAGTGTATCTGCAGAAGATGCAAATACTACTGGTATTATAAGTGTTGATACATTAGATGAGGGTTCACATAAAATCGTAAATTCGGATATGGGTAAAATAATGCAGAATACTTCATTTAAGGAAAAACAGGTAAATAGGACTTTGAAAACTGATAATGTAGTTGTTAATTCGTATGATGAATTAGTAAATGAAATAAATAATGGATCAAGTGATACAATAGAATTGGTACAGGGCATATACAATGGAAGTAATAATATTAATATTGATAGGAATTTAACAATAAATGGGCAGGATGCAGTACTTACTGGAAATGGGACTATAACAATAGCTTCAACAGTTATTATGGGAAATTTAACATTTAATCAGACTGGAATAATTGTAGAATCTACTGGGAATCTTACATTAGTTAACACGACACACAGTAATAATGTGGGATATGCTGGTGCAGTATATAATCTGGGGTATCTTGCTGTAAATAATAGTGTATTTAATGAAAATAATGCATCAAGGGGTGGTGCAATAAATAATAGGGGTGCTATGGCTATTATAGAGAATAGTATGTTTACTAATAACACGGCAGTTTATGGTGGTGGTGGTGCAATAGACAACTACTTGGGATATATTAGTATAAATAATAATACTATTTCTAATAGTGTAGCAACTTATGGTGGTGCAATATATAATCTGGGAAATGCTAGTATAAGTAATAATATAATTACTAATTGTACTGGAATATCTGGTGGTGGTGCAATTTATAACTATGAAAATGCTAATGTTAGTGTATTTAATAATATTATTGCTAATAATAGTGCAAGTAGTGGTGGAGGAATATGCAGTTATAGTAGGACTAGTAATTTTATAATTAATAATATATTTATTAATAACACAGTATCTCGTCGTGGTGGTGCAATAGACAATGATGGGTTGGTTAGTATTATAAGTGGTAATACCTTCATTAATAATAATGGATCTAATGGTGGTGCAATAAATAATGAGTATGGTGCTAGGGATACTAGTATAATTAATAATACCTTCATTAATAATAATGGAGGTTATGGTGGTGCAATAAATAATGAGTATGGTGCTAGGGATACTAGTATAATTAATAATACCTTCATTAATAATAATGGATCTAATGGTGGTGCAATAAATAATGATTATAGGGCTGATAATACTAGTGTAATTAATAATACTTTCATTAATAACACAGCATATAATAATGGTGGAGTAATACAGAATGATGGAACTATTATAGTTAATAATAATATACTAAATAGCAATTATATGAGTAATATGTCAAATGGTTTTGTAATAAATAATAATGGTAATATATCTATTACTAATAATTTATTTATAAATAACACTGATAATACGAGGGATATGTTATTAAATAATCCAACTACTAATAATACAGTATTTATTAATAATAACACCTATATTGATAATTTACTGGAGTCTACATTGATAACTAATCAAACATACACAATATACAGTAACAATAGAAATATAACTGTAAATATGGCTTTAAGAGATGTGTATAATGATACAATACGAAATGGAACAATAACAGCATATTCTAATGGAAACCGTATAGGTATGGGTAATGTAGTGAATGGAACAGCAAATATAACACTAAACTTACAAAATACTGGAAATGTAACTCTAGTATACACAACATTAAACAAAAACTATCAAAATACCACAATAATAATACCAGTAACTGTAATAAAAATAAATAGTACAATTACAACCAATGTAATTAACAATACTGCTGGTAATGTAACAGTAACAGTCTTAGTAACTGACACTGAAACAGGTACTCCTATTAACAGAGGAACTGTAATTATATATGATGAAAATGGTACTACTATTGGTAAGGAATCTATATTTGATAACAATACTCCAATTATAACTACTATTACTGAAATTGGTGAGTACCTCATCAATGTAACCTATGAAGATAATTTAGATTATTATAGTAGCACTACACTAATTAACATAAATGTAACAGGACGTGAAAGCACAATAAGTACAACAGTAACCAATAACACAGCAGGAAATGTCACCCTAAATATAAATGTAGTAGATACAACAACACAAAACACCATAACAGAAGGTAACATAGTAATAAGAGATGCAAATGGAAATATCCTATACAACAATAATCTAAATGAAAGTAGCAATGTATACCTAAAAGACATAACAACAATTGGCGAATACCCAATAGATGTAATATTTGAAGGAAATACAAACCATAATTCAAGTAACACAAATACAAGTATAACAGTAACAGGAAGAGATGTAACCATAGACTTCAATATACAAAATAATATAATAGGAAATACCACAGTAAACATAACATTAACTGACACAACAACAGGCCAAACAATACCATATGCCCAAATAATAATAACATTACCAAATGGAACATCAATTAATAGAACAACAAATGAAAATGGTACAGTAATTACAAGACTACCAATTCCACTTGGAAATAACAATATAACCATAACATACAATGGTAATAATATATACAATGCAACAAAAACAACAGAAAATATACTTGTAAATAAAGTAAGTACAATAATAGTAGTAAATCCAGTAACTGGAGTTATTGGAGAAAAAATCATATTAACAGCACATGTAACAGATATTAAAGGTAATCCGTTAACTGGTGGTAATCTTGTATTTAAATTAAATGGTAAAACACTAAGAATTGATGGATCATTTAACAGTACACAAGCACCACTAAAATTCAGTGTAGTAAATGGATCTGTAACATATACACTAAATGCTGATTTATACCTACGTAATGCTAAAAACTTATCAGCATCATACAGTGGAACTAGCAAGTATTCAGAAAACGTATCAGATATAACAATAGCACAAATTGCAAAAAGAAATGCAAATATCACAGTAACAACAGTAAACACCACAAAACAAGACACAAACATAACATTCACAGCAATACTAACGGATACTACAAGAAATAGACAAAATACTACAGCTATAAATGAGAATGGATATGTTCTATTTAAACTCAATGGTGTTTCACTAAAAGATAATAAGGGTAAAATAATCAGAGTAAAAGTAGAAAATAACACAGCACAATACACATACCACGTACCTGCTGGAATGACTAGTACTGATGAATCAGGAAAACTTAAAGATTATATTGTAGAAGCAGTCTACCAAAATGATATATTCTACCCAGATACTAGAAATACCACAATATTCAATGTAGAAAAATCAGACATAACAGTAAATATAAACAATGTACTAATAAATAACTCTACAAAAAGAATAACATCAATCACAGGAAATATCACAGACTATCATGGAAATCTACTTATCGGAAACAACAGAATTTGTGTAAAAGTAAATGGAAAAACACTCAAGGATAACAATAACAATACACTATATTTCACAGTAACAAATGGAATCATAAACATTAGAGGCATAACTACAAACATTAAATCATTTAATAATATAACTATTGTTACTGGTGAAACTAAATCATACAAAGCTGGACAAAACACAACTACAAAAATAACAATAGTGTAAAAATAGGGGGAAATACTCATTTTTCTCTTCCTTTTTTATATTACTTATGAAAATCATCAAAATCCAATTATTTAGATAGTAATCTTTCATAAGAAACTAAAAAAAACTTATTTTTTTTTCTATTGATTAAAACTATATTTTTTTTGAATTTAAAGAGTAGAATAAACTCTTAATTAAATAATCATATCTTTGTTATTTCATCTAAGTTTACATTCAAAATAAAATTTGGAAATTCAAAGAAAAATGATTTAATAATAATCATGGATTAATATAATTAATTTGAAAATAAGTATTTCAACAAAGTATTTTTTTTTGCATATAGAATTTTCATATAATCTGCATATAATTTGTAAATTTCATGTGATTAATTTTTGAAATAACTAGTTATTGTACCTGTAATTTATATATTATTTAAGGATTGATTTCTATTTCAATTCTTATACAATGATTAAGATAAATTGAAGAGAATATGTTAATATTTTGCTTATTTTTTTTCTATTTATTCTTGATGATAGTATTATTTTTAAAGTAATTAATATATGAGAGAATTTCATGAATAAAAAAACATATTCTGTGTTCTTATTTATTTTACTTGTATTGATATATGGATTAAATAGTGTATCTGCAGAAGATACAAATAATACTAGTATCTTAAGCACTGATACATTAGATGAAAGTCCACAAAAAATCATAAATTCAGATAATGCTGGTAAAATAATACAGAACAGTACATTTAAAGAAGAAAAGGTAAATAAAACTTTGAAAACAGATACAGTAACTGTAAACTCGTATGATGAACTAGTAACTCAGATAAATAATGGAACAAGTGATACAATAGAATTAGCACAAGGCACATACAATGGAAGCAATAGAATTATTATAAATAGGAATTTAACAATAAATGGACAAAATTCAATACTTACCGGAAATGGAACTATAATAATAACTTCAACAGTTACAATAGGAAATCTAACATTAAATCAGACAAGAATAACCGTAACATCCGATGGGAATCTTACACTAATTAACACAACACACACTAATAATATGGGATTTGTTGATGGAGCAATATACAACAGTGGATATCTTACTATAAATAATAGTGTATTTAATAGAAATAATGCAACATATGGTGGTGCAATAAATAACCATGGATATCTTACAGTGGATAATAGTATATTCAAAGAGAATCATGCATTAATTGGTGGTGCACTATACAATAGTAGAACCAGTATACTTAGTAACAGTAGTTTTATAAGTAATTATGCACCATCTAACATATACAACAGTGTTGGTGGTGCAATAAGTAATGATGGACGTCTTGATGTGATTAATTGTTCTTTTACAGGCAACACAGCACTTGATGGTGGTGTAATAGAAACTGCTCATGGTACTACTTTTATGAGTAACAATATTTTCACTAATAATACTGCAGAAATTACAGGTAGTGTAATCTACAATCATTTTGGTGGAATTAGTATAATGAGTAACAATACTTTCACTAACAATACAGCACTTGATGGTGGTGTAATTTATAATGAGAATGGAACTAGTATAATTAGTAATAATACGTTCACTAGTAATACTGTAAATAGTTATGGTGTTATATATAATAGAGGAAATATTACAATTAATAACAATACCTTCACTAATTGTACTGCAAATAATGAGGGTGGTATACTTTATAATGGTTATGGAACTAGTATAGTTAGTAATAATATGTTCACGGGTAGTACTGCAAACAGGGGTAGTGTAGTCTACAATAAGGATTATGGAACTAGTATGATTAGTAATAACACGTTTATAAATAGTACTGCAAGTAATGGTGGTGTAATCTACAATAAAGGTAATATTATAATTAATAACAATACCTTCACTAATTGTGCTGCAAATAATGAGGGTGGTATACTTTATAATGATTATGGAACTAGTATAATTGGTAATAATACGTTCACAGGTAGTACTGCAAAGAGTGGTGGTGTAATCTAC
This region includes:
- a CDS encoding restriction endonuclease subunit S, which codes for MNKVLKEHKLKSTGQEEVYSVSVTEGLINQVQHLGRSFSANNTDNYNVVKIGDIVYTKSPTGDFPLGIIKQSHIDNNVIVSPLYGVFKPITVELGYILENYFESPVNCYNYLHPIVQIGAKHTMNITNSIFLSKELYLPIDYEEQKSIANDLYLINKKINLMKEKINSIRSFKKYLLQNMFC